A window of Argopecten irradians isolate NY chromosome 14, Ai_NY, whole genome shotgun sequence contains these coding sequences:
- the LOC138306948 gene encoding uncharacterized protein — translation MNRQVTCVIMGTICLGLVFAASAADVSESGFMARKLLNSNATVAEEEQSFWRKIEVFYEDKNNFAMYLVLPLLVFVYGGCSLIYCIAKCRRHLKKKKHKQKFDRQDVDDDDIPITERTDVQEPRQERRGGKQTSASDVRVAVDRDTTPLPWQVPDDKESLYPQKTAPPPRKSEPRNAMNNHHNNHPNNHPSPPPPYDDFGGKPAMNRPMVNTISNPGNDHRNRNAMESYAMAKQAAELLRQEDHYRPGGGGYKKAKRLVFVAD, via the exons ATGAACAGACAAGTCACGTGTGTCATCATGGGCACTATCTGCCTGGGATTGGTCTTCGCTGCAAGCGCTG CGGATGTTTCTGAAAGCGGCTTCATGGCACGGAAACTTCTGAATTCAAATGCAACTGTGGCAGAAGAGGAACAAAGTTTCTGGCGAAAGATTGAAGTGTTCTACGAAGACAAGAACAACTTCGCCATGTACCTGGTACTGCCTCTGCTGGTATTTGTATATGGTGGATGCAGTCTCATCTACTGCATTGCGAAATGTCGACGACACCTcaagaagaaaaaacacaaacaaaagtTTGACCGCCAGGACGTTGACGATGACGACATCCCTATCACCGAGAGGACTGATGTCCAGGAGCCAAGACAAGAAAGAAGGGGTGGGAAACAGACGTCAGCATCTGACGTCAGAGTGGCAGTAGACAGAGACACCACGCCTCTGCCCTGGCAAGTCCCGGATGACAAGGAAAGTTTGTACCCGCAAAAGACAGCCCCACCTCCCAGAAAATCTGAGCCGAGAAATGCTATGAACAACCACCACAACAACCACCCGAACAACCACCCAAGCCCACCTCCTCCATACGATGACTTTGGAGGTAAGCCTGCCATGAACAGACCAATGGTGAACACGATCTCTAACCCCGGAAATGACCACCGGAACCGGAACGCCATGGAGTCGTATGCCATGGCTAAGCAGGCGGCTGAGTTACTGAGACAGGAAGACCACTACCGCCCGGGGGGTGGAGGCTATAAGAAGGCCAAGAGGCTCGTGTTTGTGGCAGATTAA